From the Entomomonas sp. E2T0 genome, one window contains:
- a CDS encoding acyl carrier protein, producing the protein MKDSKMDYQQLARSILARSLNIPEESIKMSHTIDDLKDIDSVDFAHIVAEIEKVSKKQIPIEDLLTLDSVEKLVNILEKNS; encoded by the coding sequence ATGAAAGATAGCAAAATGGATTACCAACAATTAGCAAGATCAATTTTAGCAAGATCTCTGAATATCCCAGAAGAGAGCATAAAAATGAGCCACACCATCGATGATTTGAAAGATATTGATAGTGTTGACTTCGCCCATATTGTGGCAGAAATTGAAAAAGTGTCTAAAAAACAAATCCCTATTGAAGATTTACTAACATTAGATTCTGTAGAGAAATTAGTGAATATTTTAGAAAAAAATAGCTAG
- a CDS encoding AMP-binding protein, protein MDSLVLTPTQNKVLPFKTSGFKSLVEGLEYAAKGESGFNFYNSQAELVSVLSYADLFNQAIKMAHQLLAIGFKKGDHLPVIAENRPEFLVIFYACQYLGVILCPLPMISSAAERSIFAEKTLQLVKLTNARFIVTSEALIKTFFAEKNTNLQFISFENLAAESTEQSLTASTSQFSPIENNSISFIQFSSGSTSQPKGVTIHNHDVCEHVRVVLEDVMKLRADDRSLSWLPFYHNMGLIGFIIASVNGQRSVDCFSPLTFVSNPALWLKLISDNKTAITYAPMFAYQLAIKVFDEKAFAGLDLSSLRVAGIGGDAIHIEVMKKFQQVYAPYGFNYQTFLPSYGMTEAILAISGKTAGAPVVTDVFEEKEIVSCGTVLPDCELKVVDDNNMSLPDRSVGSIFFKKNTITGALHNQTQSIPLSTIDNYIDTGDIGYLYKQNLFVLGRKKDVILIRGRNIWAQDIKISIINTNSWLKAEDIIVMGIEVNQEEKLVVMIQCDAEHQDNLMLAKKIKAQISQQFSVLADIVFVQTGGLPLTPSGKVSRERFTEIYLTHTSLN, encoded by the coding sequence ATGGATAGCTTAGTATTAACCCCTACTCAAAATAAAGTATTACCTTTCAAAACCAGTGGCTTTAAAAGCTTAGTTGAAGGTTTAGAATATGCAGCTAAAGGTGAATCTGGTTTTAATTTTTATAATTCACAAGCCGAATTAGTCAGTGTTTTATCCTATGCCGATTTATTTAATCAAGCCATTAAAATGGCCCATCAATTATTAGCCATCGGATTTAAAAAAGGCGATCATTTACCTGTTATTGCTGAAAATAGACCAGAGTTTTTAGTCATATTTTATGCTTGCCAATATCTAGGCGTTATTCTTTGTCCATTGCCAATGATTTCTTCAGCTGCTGAACGCAGTATTTTTGCTGAAAAAACACTTCAGTTAGTAAAACTGACAAATGCAAGATTTATAGTAACTTCAGAGGCATTAATTAAAACTTTTTTTGCAGAAAAAAATACTAACTTGCAATTTATTAGTTTTGAAAATCTAGCTGCAGAGTCAACCGAACAATCACTGACTGCTAGTACATCGCAATTTTCCCCTATAGAGAATAATAGTATCTCTTTTATTCAATTTTCCTCAGGCTCAACTTCTCAACCCAAAGGAGTTACCATACATAATCATGATGTTTGTGAGCATGTTCGGGTGGTGTTAGAAGATGTTATGAAACTTCGTGCTGATGATCGCTCATTATCATGGTTACCGTTTTATCACAACATGGGGCTAATTGGTTTTATTATAGCCTCTGTTAATGGTCAACGATCAGTAGATTGTTTTTCTCCACTAACTTTTGTTAGCAACCCTGCTCTTTGGTTAAAGTTAATATCTGACAATAAAACAGCCATTACTTATGCCCCCATGTTTGCCTATCAATTAGCTATTAAGGTATTTGATGAAAAAGCTTTTGCAGGGTTAGATTTATCCTCTCTTCGTGTGGCTGGCATTGGTGGCGATGCTATCCATATTGAAGTCATGAAAAAATTTCAACAAGTTTATGCTCCCTATGGATTTAACTACCAAACATTCTTACCTAGTTATGGTATGACAGAAGCTATCTTAGCTATTTCAGGCAAAACAGCAGGTGCCCCCGTAGTAACAGATGTTTTTGAAGAAAAAGAAATTGTATCCTGTGGCACTGTATTGCCTGATTGTGAATTAAAAGTAGTTGACGATAACAATATGTCATTACCAGACCGTTCTGTAGGCAGTATTTTCTTTAAGAAAAACACTATAACAGGTGCTTTGCATAATCAAACACAAAGTATTCCTCTATCTACTATAGATAACTATATTGATACAGGTGATATAGGCTATTTATATAAGCAAAACTTGTTTGTTCTTGGGCGCAAAAAGGATGTTATTTTAATTCGTGGTCGTAATATTTGGGCACAGGATATTAAAATATCCATTATCAATACAAACTCATGGTTAAAAGCAGAAGATATTATTGTAATGGGCATTGAAGTTAACCAAGAGGAAAAATTAGTCGTAATGATTCAATGTGATGCAGAACATCAAGATAACTTAATGCTAGCTAAAAAAATTAAAGCACAGATTAGCCAGCAATTTAGTGTATTAGCTGATATTGTGTTTGTCCAAACAGGTGGCCTACCTTTAACACCATCAGGCAAAGTATCTCGAGAAAGATTTACAGAAATATACCTAACACACACCTCTTTAAATTAA
- a CDS encoding GNAT family N-acetyltransferase, with product MNNLTPSPIYIETNNFVLRTLVESDVNDRFLTWLNSQEMMDGLNLAGIRFSAETLKQFIRSFNNLTNYFVGIFDQKTNLLIGFYTIDADLKHRVGNLSAGGIGEAGYSGKKVFWATIDALLDYFYLYRGMEKMVARILRKNVRMLFCFVNNPRFTFEAVLKKECLAANGERLDIVIFSSFK from the coding sequence ATGAATAATTTAACCCCCTCTCCTATATACATTGAAACCAATAATTTTGTATTACGGACGTTAGTGGAGAGTGATGTAAATGATCGTTTCTTAACTTGGCTTAATAGTCAGGAAATGATGGATGGTTTAAATCTAGCTGGTATACGATTTTCTGCTGAAACATTAAAACAGTTTATTCGTAGCTTTAATAATCTTACTAATTATTTTGTTGGTATTTTCGATCAAAAAACAAATTTATTAATTGGTTTTTACACCATTGATGCTGATTTAAAACATAGAGTGGGTAATCTATCAGCAGGTGGTATAGGAGAAGCTGGCTATTCTGGTAAAAAAGTTTTTTGGGCTACTATTGATGCATTATTAGACTATTTTTATTTATATCGTGGCATGGAAAAAATGGTTGCTCGGATATTAAGAAAAAATGTTCGGATGTTATTTTGCTTTGTCAATAATCCAAGATTTACATTTGAGGCTGTTTTGAAAAAGGAATGCCTTGCTGCCAATGGTGAACGTTTAGATATTGTTATATTTTCATCTTTTAAATAA
- the ahpC gene encoding alkyl hydroperoxide reductase subunit C, translating to MSLINTEVKPFKAQAYHNGDFKAVTEADLKGKWSIVFFYPADFTFVCPTELGDLADNYEEFKKLGAEIYSVSTDTHFTHKAWHDTSDTIKKIQYPMIADPTGAISRNFQVMIEEDGLAERGTFVINPEGVIKIVELHDGGIGRDAKELLRKVQAAKYVAEHPGEVCPAKWTPGEKTLAPSLDLVGKI from the coding sequence ATGTCTCTTATTAATACTGAAGTAAAACCTTTTAAAGCTCAGGCTTATCATAATGGCGATTTTAAAGCAGTAACTGAGGCTGATTTAAAAGGCAAATGGTCTATTGTATTCTTTTACCCAGCTGACTTCACATTCGTTTGCCCAACTGAGTTAGGTGACTTAGCAGATAATTATGAAGAGTTCAAAAAATTAGGTGCAGAAATTTACTCTGTTTCTACTGACACTCATTTCACTCATAAAGCATGGCACGATACTTCTGATACTATCAAGAAAATTCAGTACCCAATGATTGCAGACCCAACAGGTGCTATCTCTCGTAACTTCCAAGTGATGATTGAAGAAGATGGTTTAGCAGAACGTGGTACTTTCGTAATCAATCCTGAAGGCGTTATCAAAATTGTTGAGCTACACGATGGTGGTATTGGTCGTGATGCTAAAGAACTTCTTCGTAAAGTTCAAGCTGCTAAATATGTTGCTGAGCATCCAGGTGAAGTATGTCCTGCTAAATGGACTCCAGGTGAAAAAACATTAGCACCTTCTTTAGATCTAGTTGGTAAGATCTAA
- the ahpF gene encoding alkyl hydroperoxide reductase subunit F: MLDATLKSQLKTYLEWLTKPIEIVASLDDGEKSQEMLGLLREIEHLSDKVSLNIAGDDKRKPSFVIKRVGEAIGEMRFAGIPMGHEFTSLVLALLQAGGHPPKATPEVIEQIKGLKTKLHFETYISLSCQNCPDVVQALNTMAVLNPNISHTMIDGAIFMDEVSQLQIMSVPTVLLNDETFGQGRMTLQEILAKVDTGASVREAEKLNTKEAFDVLIVGAGPAGSAAAIYTARKGIRTGLVAERLGGQIQDTLCIENFIATIETEGPKLAAQLEEHVKSYNVDIMSLQRANKLIPATEVGGLHEVRFDSGASLKAKTVILSTGARWREMNVPGEKEYRSKGVAYCPHCDGPLFKGKKVAVVGGGNSGVEAAIDLAGVVSHVTLLEFGAELRADAVLQQKLASLHNVTVIKEAQTTEVLGDGQKVVGLTYKDRKTEEIHKVDLAGVFVQIGLVPNTDWLKGTVELSQHGEIIIDSRGKTSVDGIFAAGDVTTVPYKQIVIAVGEGAKAALASFDYLIRSGK, translated from the coding sequence ATGTTAGATGCAACTTTAAAAAGTCAATTAAAAACTTATCTCGAATGGTTAACTAAACCAATTGAGATTGTAGCCTCTTTGGATGATGGCGAAAAATCTCAAGAAATGTTAGGACTATTAAGAGAGATTGAACATCTTTCTGATAAAGTGAGTTTAAATATTGCAGGTGATGATAAACGTAAGCCTTCATTTGTTATCAAACGTGTAGGTGAAGCCATTGGTGAAATGCGCTTTGCTGGTATCCCTATGGGACATGAATTTACTTCTTTAGTGTTAGCGTTATTACAAGCAGGTGGTCATCCTCCTAAAGCAACACCAGAAGTGATAGAGCAAATTAAAGGTTTAAAGACTAAGCTTCACTTTGAAACTTATATTTCTTTATCTTGCCAAAACTGCCCAGATGTTGTGCAAGCATTAAATACAATGGCTGTATTAAATCCTAATATTAGCCATACGATGATTGATGGCGCAATATTTATGGATGAAGTAAGTCAGTTACAGATTATGTCTGTGCCAACTGTGCTATTAAATGATGAAACCTTTGGTCAAGGCCGTATGACTTTGCAAGAAATTCTTGCCAAAGTAGATACTGGTGCTAGCGTAAGGGAGGCAGAGAAGTTAAACACAAAGGAAGCTTTTGATGTGTTGATTGTAGGGGCTGGCCCTGCTGGTTCTGCGGCTGCTATCTATACAGCACGTAAAGGTATTCGTACTGGTCTTGTTGCTGAACGTTTAGGTGGCCAAATACAAGATACACTATGTATTGAGAACTTTATTGCAACGATTGAAACTGAAGGCCCTAAATTAGCTGCTCAATTAGAAGAGCATGTTAAAAGTTATAATGTAGATATAATGAGTTTGCAACGTGCTAACAAGTTAATTCCAGCTACAGAAGTAGGTGGTTTACATGAGGTACGTTTTGATAGTGGTGCAAGCTTAAAAGCTAAAACTGTTATCCTCTCAACAGGCGCTCGTTGGCGTGAAATGAATGTACCTGGTGAAAAAGAGTATCGTTCTAAAGGTGTAGCGTATTGTCCACATTGTGATGGCCCTTTATTTAAGGGTAAGAAAGTAGCAGTAGTGGGTGGTGGTAATTCGGGTGTTGAAGCCGCTATTGATTTGGCGGGTGTAGTTAGCCATGTAACGTTATTAGAGTTTGGTGCTGAATTGCGTGCTGATGCAGTATTACAGCAAAAATTAGCTTCTCTTCATAATGTAACCGTTATTAAAGAAGCACAAACAACAGAAGTATTAGGTGATGGTCAAAAAGTAGTAGGTTTAACTTATAAAGATCGTAAAACTGAAGAAATACATAAAGTTGATTTAGCGGGTGTGTTTGTTCAGATTGGATTAGTACCTAATACTGATTGGTTAAAAGGTACTGTAGAGTTAAGTCAACATGGTGAGATTATTATTGATAGTCGTGGTAAAACATCTGTCGATGGTATCTTTGCAGCAGGTGATGTTACAACAGTTCCTTATAAGCAAATTGTAATTGCTGTTGGTGAGGGTGCGAAAGCAGCCTTGGCATCATTTGATTATTTAATTCGCTCTGGTAAGTAG
- the ettA gene encoding energy-dependent translational throttle protein EttA gives MAQYVYTMNRVSKVVPPKREILKNISLSFFPGAKIGVLGLNGAGKSTLLKIMAGVDTEIDGEARPMPGIKIGYLPQEPQLDPQKTVREVVEEAVDEIKQAQARLDEVYAAYAEPDADFDALAAEQAKLEAIVQASDGHNLERQLEIAADALRLPEWDAKVEKLSGGEKRRVALCRLLLSAPDMLLIDEPTNHLDADSVAWLEHFLHDFPGTVVAVTHDRYFLDNVAGWILELDRGHGIPYEGNYSGWLEAKASRLEQEAKQEASHQRAMKAELEWVRQGAKARQSKSKARLARFEEMQSQEFQKRSETNEIYIPPGPRLGDKVIEFNNVSKGYGNRLLIDNLSFSIPKGAIVGVIGGNGAGKSTLFRMIMGTEQADSGTIELGETVKLACVDQSRDNLQGDKTVWQQVSDGLDIIQIGGYEVPSRAYVGRFNFKGTDQQKFVKDLSGGERGRLHLALTLKQGGNVLLLDEPSNDLDVETLRALEEALLDFPGAAVIISHDRWFLDRICTHILAYEDDSQVTFFAGNYTEYEEDRKKRLGDAATQPHRVRHKRIK, from the coding sequence ATGGCACAATACGTTTATACAATGAATAGGGTGAGCAAGGTTGTTCCCCCTAAACGTGAAATTCTTAAAAATATTTCCCTCTCTTTCTTTCCAGGTGCAAAAATTGGGGTACTTGGTTTAAATGGTGCGGGTAAATCGACTCTACTAAAAATTATGGCTGGGGTAGATACCGAGATTGATGGTGAAGCACGCCCAATGCCAGGCATTAAAATTGGTTACTTACCACAAGAACCACAATTAGACCCACAAAAAACAGTACGTGAAGTGGTTGAAGAAGCGGTTGATGAAATCAAACAAGCACAAGCACGTTTAGACGAAGTTTATGCGGCCTATGCTGAGCCAGATGCCGACTTTGATGCCCTAGCCGCTGAGCAAGCAAAATTAGAAGCAATTGTACAAGCCTCTGATGGTCATAACTTAGAGCGTCAACTGGAAATTGCTGCTGATGCCTTACGTTTGCCTGAATGGGATGCCAAAGTAGAAAAATTATCAGGTGGTGAAAAACGTCGAGTTGCTTTATGCCGTTTACTATTATCTGCACCTGATATGCTATTAATCGACGAACCTACTAACCACTTGGATGCTGACTCAGTAGCTTGGTTAGAACATTTCCTACATGACTTCCCTGGTACTGTGGTGGCAGTAACCCATGATCGTTACTTCCTCGATAATGTAGCGGGATGGATTTTAGAGCTTGACCGTGGTCATGGTATTCCTTATGAAGGCAATTACTCAGGCTGGCTAGAAGCTAAAGCCTCTCGTTTAGAACAAGAAGCTAAACAAGAAGCTTCTCATCAACGTGCCATGAAAGCTGAATTAGAATGGGTTAGACAAGGTGCCAAAGCACGTCAATCTAAATCTAAAGCACGTTTAGCACGTTTTGAAGAAATGCAATCTCAAGAATTCCAAAAACGTAGTGAAACCAATGAAATCTATATTCCACCTGGACCTCGTTTAGGTGATAAAGTAATTGAGTTCAATAATGTTTCTAAAGGCTATGGTAATAGATTACTAATCGACAACCTCTCCTTCTCGATCCCCAAAGGAGCTATTGTTGGTGTAATCGGTGGGAATGGTGCAGGTAAATCTACCCTATTTAGAATGATTATGGGTACTGAACAAGCTGATTCGGGTACGATTGAACTAGGTGAAACAGTAAAACTTGCCTGTGTAGATCAAAGCCGTGATAACTTACAAGGCGATAAAACCGTTTGGCAACAGGTTTCTGATGGTTTAGATATTATTCAAATTGGTGGTTATGAAGTTCCTTCTCGTGCTTATGTAGGTCGTTTTAACTTTAAAGGCACTGACCAACAAAAATTTGTTAAAGACCTATCAGGTGGTGAGCGTGGTCGTTTACATCTTGCCTTAACCTTAAAACAAGGTGGTAACGTATTACTACTGGATGAACCTTCTAACGACCTCGACGTAGAAACTTTACGTGCCCTTGAAGAAGCTTTATTAGACTTCCCTGGTGCTGCGGTTATTATTTCCCATGACCGTTGGTTCTTAGACCGTATCTGTACCCATATTCTAGCTTATGAAGATGACTCACAAGTTACTTTCTTTGCTGGTAATTACACCGAATATGAAGAAGATCGTAAAAAACGTCTAGGTGATGCAGCCACTCAACCACACCGTGTACGTCATAAAAGGATTAAGTAA
- the glyA gene encoding serine hydroxymethyltransferase — MFSRDLTIARFDPEIYAAMEHEAQRQEDHIELIASENYTSPAVMEAQGSVLTNKYAEGYPGKRYYGGCEYVDIVEQLAIDRAKKLFGADYANVQPHSGSQANSAVYMALLQPGDTVLGMSLAHGGHLTHGATVSFSGKIYNSVQYGITDQGFIDYDEVERLAVEHKPKMIIAGFSAYSPILDFPRFREIADKVGAYLFVDMAHVAGLVAAGVYPNPMPFADVVTTTTHKTLRGPRGGLILARANEEIEKKLNSAVFPGGQGGPLEHVIAAKAICFKEAMQPEFVEYQKQVVANAKAMARVFIDRGFDVVSGGTDNHLFLLSLIKQDITGKDADAALGRAHITVNKNSVPNDPRSPFVTSGLRIGTPAVTTRGFGGAECIELANWICDILDDITNESVIERVRTQVQHICARFPVYGK; from the coding sequence ATGTTCAGTCGTGATTTGACTATCGCTCGCTTTGACCCAGAGATCTATGCGGCTATGGAGCATGAAGCTCAACGCCAAGAAGATCATATTGAATTGATTGCTTCAGAAAACTATACAAGCCCAGCCGTAATGGAAGCTCAAGGCAGTGTGTTAACTAATAAATATGCAGAAGGCTATCCTGGTAAGCGTTACTATGGTGGTTGTGAGTATGTTGATATTGTTGAACAATTAGCGATTGACCGTGCTAAGAAATTATTTGGTGCAGATTATGCCAATGTACAACCTCATTCAGGTTCACAGGCAAATAGTGCTGTTTATATGGCGTTATTACAACCAGGTGATACTGTATTAGGGATGAGCTTAGCCCACGGTGGCCATTTAACACATGGTGCTACTGTAAGTTTCTCGGGAAAGATCTACAATTCTGTACAGTATGGTATCACTGATCAAGGCTTTATTGATTATGACGAAGTAGAGCGTTTAGCGGTTGAGCATAAGCCAAAAATGATTATTGCTGGCTTTTCTGCTTATTCTCCTATCCTTGATTTCCCTCGTTTCCGTGAAATTGCTGATAAAGTGGGTGCTTATTTATTTGTAGATATGGCCCATGTGGCTGGTTTAGTGGCTGCTGGTGTTTATCCTAATCCTATGCCTTTTGCTGATGTGGTTACTACTACTACCCATAAAACTTTACGTGGCCCTCGTGGTGGTTTAATTTTAGCCCGTGCTAATGAAGAAATAGAGAAAAAATTAAATTCAGCAGTATTCCCTGGTGGTCAAGGTGGCCCATTAGAGCATGTGATTGCAGCTAAAGCGATTTGCTTTAAAGAAGCCATGCAACCAGAGTTTGTTGAATATCAAAAGCAAGTAGTAGCTAATGCTAAAGCAATGGCTCGTGTATTTATTGATCGTGGCTTTGATGTAGTATCAGGTGGTACAGATAATCACTTATTTTTATTAAGCTTGATTAAGCAAGATATCACAGGTAAAGATGCAGATGCTGCATTAGGTCGTGCTCATATTACGGTTAATAAAAATTCTGTACCTAATGATCCACGTTCGCCTTTTGTAACTTCTGGTTTACGTATTGGTACTCCAGCAGTAACTACACGCGGCTTTGGTGGGGCAGAGTGTATTGAATTAGCTAACTGGATTTGTGATATTTTAGATGATATTACTAATGAGTCAGTAATTGAGCGTGTACGCACCCAAGTACAACATATTTGTGCACGTTTTCCAGTTTATGGAAAATAA
- a CDS encoding hypoxanthine-guanine phosphoribosyltransferase: protein MSLDMETIQQVRAEADCLYTKAELDTAISKLATEITSDLADKNPIAFCVMNGGLIFAGQLLPLLDFPLEVSYLHATRYLNETNGGELFWKAKPEVSFIDRDILIIDDILDEGHTLSAIIQYCQHAGANAVYTAVLIDKDHNRKAIPGFSANYTGLKCADRFIFGYGMDYKGYWRNAPGIFAVKGL, encoded by the coding sequence ATGAGTCTTGATATGGAAACTATTCAACAAGTACGAGCTGAAGCAGACTGTCTCTATACTAAAGCTGAACTTGATACAGCTATTAGTAAATTAGCCACTGAAATCACTAGTGACCTTGCTGATAAAAACCCTATTGCTTTTTGTGTTATGAATGGTGGTTTAATTTTTGCTGGGCAACTACTACCCCTATTAGATTTTCCATTAGAGGTATCTTACCTACACGCCACTCGCTACTTAAATGAAACCAATGGTGGTGAACTATTCTGGAAAGCAAAACCTGAAGTATCTTTTATTGATCGAGATATTCTTATTATTGATGACATTCTTGATGAAGGACATACCCTTTCAGCCATCATTCAATATTGCCAACATGCAGGTGCCAATGCTGTTTATACAGCCGTATTAATCGATAAAGACCATAATCGTAAAGCTATCCCTGGCTTCTCTGCCAACTACACAGGCCTAAAATGTGCAGATCGTTTTATTTTTGGTTATGGTATGGATTACAAAGGTTACTGGCGTAATGCTCCTGGTATTTTTGCAGTCAAAGGATTATAA
- a CDS encoding Smr/MutS family protein, whose protein sequence is MAKDDDISLFRAEMKGVKPIKYDKADISKKTKDKLQIKTLKENAANTLTKENIIDGLSDQFVIDVEPEEFLYWANNGVQESQMRRLKAGQIPFAGSIDLHGLTVDQSRKLLWEFLDEATKLEIRCVRVTHGKALRKDKSKPIIKSYINTWLRQHPQILGFCSCQPKHGGTGAVYIILKRTMLEGRDE, encoded by the coding sequence ATGGCAAAAGATGATGATATCTCATTATTTAGAGCGGAAATGAAAGGTGTCAAACCTATCAAATACGATAAAGCTGATATTTCTAAAAAAACGAAAGATAAATTACAAATAAAAACATTAAAAGAAAATGCAGCCAATACACTCACTAAAGAAAATATTATTGATGGCTTATCTGACCAATTTGTTATCGATGTTGAGCCTGAAGAATTTCTTTATTGGGCAAATAATGGTGTGCAAGAGTCACAAATGCGTCGCCTAAAAGCAGGACAAATCCCCTTTGCAGGTAGCATTGATCTACACGGCCTAACAGTAGATCAATCCCGAAAATTACTATGGGAATTTTTAGACGAAGCTACCAAACTAGAAATACGCTGTGTCCGAGTGACACATGGCAAAGCTTTACGCAAAGATAAATCAAAACCCATTATCAAAAGTTATATTAACACCTGGTTACGGCAACATCCCCAAATACTTGGCTTTTGCTCTTGCCAACCTAAACATGGCGGTACTGGTGCTGTTTATATTATATTAAAACGTACCATGCTCGAAGGTCGCGATGAATAA
- a CDS encoding calcium:proton antiporter, with translation MANILKNEKLMLLGFIVAIIAYSIEHTLIANGRALALIAAAVLIMVIIGVAIRVAHHAEVIAEKIGEPYGTMVLTLSAVLVEVIILVIMMSHDGSSPTLARDTIYAAIMLDMNGIIGLAALLGGLRHGEQAYNDDSGKVYVVMIMTAVGISMLVPEFLPEDKWTYYSIFTIGIMIVLYTLFLKMQTGRHSYFFHYNYIEKHKKDQQAEHHSVAGSIKSAIILLLVGIILTGALAEVMSVILNVGVEGMDIPPIMLGLVVATISASPEILTALRAALANRMQPVINIALGATLSTVILTIPVVEAVALLTGQQITMGLTIPQTVMVFLTLIVAAVNLNDGETNAIEGMTHFVLFATFIMLSVLGL, from the coding sequence ATGGCAAATATACTAAAAAATGAAAAACTGATGTTGCTTGGCTTTATTGTCGCCATTATTGCTTATAGTATTGAACATACCTTAATAGCTAATGGTCGAGCACTAGCCCTTATTGCAGCCGCGGTATTGATTATGGTGATTATTGGTGTTGCCATTCGTGTTGCCCACCATGCCGAAGTCATTGCTGAAAAAATAGGTGAACCTTATGGCACAATGGTGCTAACACTATCAGCCGTATTAGTAGAAGTTATTATCTTAGTAATTATGATGAGCCATGATGGCTCCTCACCCACCCTAGCCAGAGACACCATCTATGCAGCCATTATGCTAGACATGAATGGTATTATTGGTTTAGCTGCTTTACTAGGTGGCCTACGCCATGGCGAACAGGCGTACAATGATGATTCAGGCAAAGTCTATGTAGTAATGATTATGACTGCTGTTGGTATCTCTATGTTAGTGCCTGAATTTCTACCTGAAGATAAATGGACTTATTACTCTATCTTTACTATAGGCATAATGATTGTTCTTTATACCCTCTTTTTAAAAATGCAAACAGGGCGCCATAGTTACTTTTTCCACTATAACTATATAGAGAAACATAAAAAAGATCAGCAGGCAGAGCATCACTCGGTAGCAGGTAGCATTAAATCAGCAATAATTTTACTTTTAGTGGGCATTATTTTAACGGGTGCTTTAGCAGAGGTAATGTCAGTTATCCTTAACGTAGGTGTAGAGGGTATGGATATACCACCTATTATGTTAGGTTTAGTTGTTGCTACTATTTCAGCCAGCCCTGAAATTTTAACTGCACTCCGTGCCGCCCTCGCCAATAGAATGCAACCTGTTATTAATATTGCATTAGGTGCTACGCTTTCTACGGTTATTCTTACTATTCCAGTAGTTGAAGCAGTGGCCTTATTAACAGGGCAACAAATCACCATGGGATTAACCATCCCCCAAACTGTAATGGTATTTCTTACCCTTATTGTTGCTGCAGTTAATTTAAATGATGGAGAAACTAATGCCATTGAAGGTATGACACACTTTGTGTTGTTTGCTACCTTTATTATGCTTTCCGTTCTTGGTTTATAA
- the trmJ gene encoding tRNA (cytosine(32)/uridine(32)-2'-O)-methyltransferase TrmJ: MNLSSIRVVLVATTHAGNIGATARAMKNMGLKQLFLVNPKHSLPHPDATARASGADDILQTAQLVDNLEDALIGCSLVLGTSARDRQIPWPILDPKEAATLSIETTQQQQQVALVFGREHAGLTNEELQRCDYHVHIPADDSFSSLNVAAAVQVLTYELRMAWLQAQKQPTKMQKQETTLEQNNLPCTHEELELFYQHLEKTLIAVNFLDPNRPRHLMTRLRRLYSKAQITKLEMNILRGILTETLKSTQNNQ, encoded by the coding sequence ATGAACCTATCCTCTATAAGAGTCGTATTAGTTGCTACTACCCATGCTGGTAATATTGGCGCGACAGCTAGAGCCATGAAAAACATGGGATTAAAGCAACTTTTTTTAGTTAATCCAAAACATTCCTTACCCCACCCTGATGCCACAGCTCGTGCATCAGGGGCTGATGATATCCTACAAACAGCTCAACTAGTTGATAACTTAGAGGATGCATTAATCGGTTGTAGCTTAGTGTTAGGAACAAGTGCTAGAGATCGGCAAATTCCTTGGCCTATTTTAGATCCCAAAGAAGCCGCTACGCTTAGTATAGAAACAACACAACAGCAGCAACAAGTTGCCTTAGTCTTTGGACGTGAGCACGCTGGGCTTACTAACGAAGAACTACAACGTTGTGACTATCATGTACATATTCCAGCTGATGATAGTTTTTCTTCACTAAATGTAGCGGCAGCTGTACAAGTGTTGACGTATGAGCTAAGAATGGCATGGTTGCAAGCACAAAAACAACCTACCAAAATGCAAAAACAAGAAACCACCTTGGAACAAAATAACTTACCTTGTACTCATGAAGAACTAGAACTATTTTATCAGCACTTGGAAAAAACCCTGATAGCTGTTAACTTTCTTGATCCAAACCGTCCAAGACATTTAATGACGCGTTTACGTCGTTTATATAGCAAAGCTCAGATCACTAAATTGGAAATGAATATTCTGCGTGGTATCTTAACTGAGACATTAAAATCAACCCAAAATAATCAATAG